In Mycobacterium sp. JS623, one genomic interval encodes:
- a CDS encoding NDMA-dependent alcohol dehydrogenase, with product MKTKGALLWELNSPFRVDQIELGDPVADEVQIRMHAAGMCHSDYHLTTGATPIGLPALGGHEGAGVVTKVGKNVRGIEEGDHVILAFIPACGECPPCLKGYRSLCDRGAVLLGGKAIADGTSRVHAGTTEVSPMNLLGTFAPYMTVHKDSVVKIDKDIPFETAAIMGCAVPTGFGSATNVAQVQPGETVAIVGVGGIGMSALQGAVISGARNVIAIDPNEWKRDQAIKFGATHVYPSMAEAIAPMIDVTQGLMADKTIIAVGEMKGEYLEEAMILTAKTGTCVVTGMGSMMDVDVKLNLFLFTMLQKTLKGNIFGGGSSHIETPKLVGLYKSGQLKIDEMVTTTYSLENINDGYQDMLDGKNIRGVIKFTEADW from the coding sequence ATGAAGACCAAAGGGGCTCTGCTGTGGGAGCTCAATTCCCCGTTCCGCGTCGACCAGATCGAGCTTGGCGACCCCGTCGCCGATGAGGTGCAGATCCGCATGCATGCCGCGGGTATGTGCCACTCGGACTATCACCTGACTACCGGCGCCACCCCGATCGGCCTGCCCGCGCTCGGCGGTCACGAGGGCGCTGGCGTCGTCACCAAGGTCGGCAAGAACGTCAGGGGCATCGAGGAGGGCGACCACGTCATCCTCGCCTTCATCCCGGCCTGCGGTGAGTGTCCGCCGTGTTTGAAGGGCTACCGCTCGTTGTGCGACCGCGGCGCCGTGCTGCTCGGCGGCAAGGCCATCGCCGACGGCACCAGCCGCGTGCACGCCGGCACCACCGAGGTGTCGCCGATGAACCTGCTCGGCACGTTCGCCCCGTACATGACCGTGCACAAGGATTCCGTCGTCAAGATCGACAAAGACATCCCGTTCGAGACCGCCGCCATCATGGGCTGCGCGGTGCCGACCGGCTTCGGCTCGGCCACCAACGTGGCCCAAGTGCAGCCCGGTGAGACGGTCGCGATCGTCGGTGTCGGCGGCATCGGCATGAGCGCACTGCAGGGCGCCGTCATCTCCGGCGCCCGCAACGTCATCGCGATCGACCCGAACGAGTGGAAGCGCGACCAGGCCATCAAGTTCGGCGCCACGCATGTCTATCCGTCGATGGCCGAGGCCATCGCGCCGATGATCGACGTCACCCAGGGGCTGATGGCCGACAAGACCATCATCGCGGTGGGCGAGATGAAGGGTGAGTACCTCGAAGAGGCGATGATCCTGACGGCCAAGACCGGCACCTGCGTGGTCACCGGCATGGGCTCGATGATGGACGTCGACGTCAAGCTCAACCTGTTCCTGTTCACGATGTTGCAGAAGACGTTGAAGGGCAACATCTTTGGCGGCGGCAGCTCGCACATCGAGACGCCGAAGCTGGTCGGCCTCTACAAGTCCGGGCAGCTGAAGATCGACGAGATGGTCACCACGACGTATTCGTTGGAGAACATCAACGACGGCTATCAGGACATGCTCGACGGCAAGAACATCCGCGGCGTCATCAAGTTCACCGAAGCTGATTGGTAG
- a CDS encoding sigma-70 family RNA polymerase sigma factor has protein sequence MSVGLRKLGKVTVLAHETDDEFLLKAEPHRRELLAHCYRMTGSLHDAEDLVQETYLRAWKAYGGFKGQSSLRTWLYRIATNTCLTALDSRQRRPLPTGLGQPSSDPVDDIAARDEVPWLEPLPDDSADPSTIVGSRESVRLAFVAALQHLSPRQRAVLVLREVLQWKAAEVADAIGSSTAAVNSLLQRARAQLDEVGPSEDDQLAEPDSPESKDLLDRYIAAFENYDIDKLVDLFTADAVWEMPPFDGWYQGPENIVLLSKTHCPAERAGDMQFIRTTANGQPAAALYMINRETGVHEPFQMHVLAVSPHGICHVVAFHMTSFEKFGLPAHL, from the coding sequence ATGTCGGTCGGTCTGCGTAAGCTCGGCAAGGTGACCGTCCTCGCTCATGAAACCGATGACGAGTTCCTGCTCAAGGCCGAGCCCCACCGGCGTGAACTGCTGGCGCACTGCTACCGGATGACCGGTTCGCTGCACGACGCCGAGGACCTGGTTCAGGAAACTTACCTGCGGGCATGGAAGGCGTACGGCGGCTTCAAGGGCCAGTCGTCGCTGCGGACATGGCTCTACCGGATTGCCACCAATACCTGTCTGACCGCGCTGGACTCGCGGCAGCGCCGCCCGTTGCCGACGGGCCTTGGCCAGCCGAGCTCGGACCCTGTCGACGACATCGCCGCCCGCGACGAGGTGCCCTGGCTGGAACCCCTGCCCGACGACTCCGCTGACCCCTCGACCATCGTCGGCTCCCGCGAGTCGGTGCGGCTGGCGTTCGTCGCGGCACTACAACATCTCTCACCGCGACAACGCGCTGTTCTGGTGTTGCGGGAGGTGCTGCAGTGGAAGGCCGCCGAGGTCGCCGACGCGATTGGTTCGTCGACCGCCGCGGTCAACAGCCTGCTGCAACGCGCGCGGGCGCAACTCGACGAGGTGGGCCCCAGCGAGGACGACCAGCTGGCCGAGCCCGACTCACCCGAGAGCAAGGATCTGCTCGACCGGTACATCGCCGCATTCGAGAACTACGACATCGACAAGCTGGTCGATTTGTTCACCGCAGACGCGGTGTGGGAGATGCCGCCCTTCGACGGCTGGTATCAGGGCCCGGAGAACATCGTCCTGCTGTCGAAGACGCACTGCCCCGCCGAGCGGGCGGGCGATATGCAGTTCATCCGCACCACCGCCAATGGTCAGCCGGCCGCGGCGCTGTACATGATCAACCGAGAGACCGGCGTGCACGAGCCCTTCCAGATGCACGTCCTCGCGGTCAGCCCGCACGGCATCTGCCATGTCGTGGCCTTCCACATGACGTCTTTCGAAAAGTTCGGTCTGCCTGCTCACTTGTAG
- a CDS encoding alpha/beta hydrolase — protein sequence MATTRKERSFDGVGGVRIVYDVWTPDIEPRGVVVLAHGYAEHARRYDHVAQRFGESGLVTYALDHRGHGRSGGKRVYLRDISEYTDDFHTLVGIAAADHPGLKRVVLGHSMGGGIVFAYGVEHPGDYAAMVLSGPAVDAQEGVSPVMVVVAKLLGKIMPGLPVEQLPTDAVSRDPEVVAAYNADPMVHHGNLPAGIARALIGVGETMPQRAGALTAPLLVVHGEQDKLIPVDGSRRLVECVGSTDVHLKAYPELYHEVFNEPERAVVLDDVSSWIEVRL from the coding sequence ATGGCCACTACGCGCAAGGAACGCAGCTTCGACGGGGTCGGCGGCGTGCGCATCGTCTACGACGTATGGACTCCGGATATCGAGCCGCGCGGCGTCGTCGTGCTGGCCCACGGCTACGCCGAGCACGCGCGCCGCTACGACCATGTCGCGCAACGATTCGGCGAATCCGGCCTCGTCACCTATGCGCTGGACCATCGAGGCCACGGCCGCTCCGGCGGCAAGCGCGTCTACCTGCGCGACATCTCCGAATACACCGACGACTTCCATACCCTTGTCGGCATCGCGGCCGCCGATCACCCCGGACTGAAGCGCGTCGTGCTTGGCCACAGCATGGGCGGCGGCATCGTCTTCGCCTACGGCGTGGAGCATCCCGGCGACTACGCGGCGATGGTGCTGTCGGGACCCGCCGTCGACGCGCAGGAGGGCGTGTCGCCGGTGATGGTCGTCGTCGCCAAACTGCTCGGCAAGATCATGCCGGGGCTGCCCGTCGAACAGCTGCCCACCGACGCGGTGTCTCGCGACCCCGAGGTGGTGGCCGCCTATAACGCCGACCCGATGGTTCACCACGGCAACCTGCCCGCAGGCATCGCCCGAGCGTTGATCGGCGTCGGAGAGACCATGCCCCAGCGAGCGGGTGCGCTCACCGCGCCGCTGCTCGTCGTGCACGGCGAGCAGGACAAGCTGATCCCCGTCGACGGCAGCAGGCGCCTGGTCGAATGCGTAGGTTCGACGGATGTGCACCTGAAGGCCTACCCCGAGCTGTACCACGAGGTGTTCAATGAGCCCGAACGCGCTGTGGTGCTCGACGACGTTTCGTCATGGATCGAGGTTCGCCTTTGA
- a CDS encoding alpha/beta hydrolase family protein: MKGVVVLAVSLVLALAGCSSDDHPWVDDDITFDVADGLTIHGTYHHQQGGGPAPAALLISESGPTDRNGDNTVVGPIGNMRQLSEQLSSHGVASLRYDKIGTGKTGLGPYQARPNDVVSAVYTAGAQAAVRYLADQPGTDKDRISVYGLGEGTIHAMALATDTTRGAPKVHSLGLFQPLPGRYLDIITNRVRGDASAQTLATWLAAVNEVRTKGTVSDKLPEGLGAIVNPGNVRAVVETDKIDPIAEAAKLPAGMPVLFTCSDTDSQAKCDAEQPLIDALKHTALTVVQLHGVNHVLRDDPSDSIANLTKQGPLSPQVVTALNVFVGK; the protein is encoded by the coding sequence TTGAAAGGCGTTGTTGTCCTTGCGGTTTCGCTGGTGCTGGCACTTGCCGGCTGCTCGTCGGATGACCACCCCTGGGTCGACGATGACATCACCTTCGACGTGGCCGACGGCCTGACCATCCACGGCACCTATCACCACCAGCAAGGCGGCGGACCCGCGCCCGCGGCACTGTTGATCTCCGAGAGCGGCCCGACAGACCGCAACGGCGACAACACGGTCGTCGGTCCCATCGGCAACATGCGACAACTCTCCGAACAACTGTCGTCCCACGGCGTCGCGAGCCTGCGCTATGACAAGATCGGCACCGGCAAGACGGGCCTCGGCCCTTACCAGGCCCGCCCGAATGACGTCGTCAGCGCGGTCTACACGGCGGGCGCCCAAGCCGCGGTGCGCTACCTCGCCGATCAGCCCGGGACCGACAAAGACCGCATCTCGGTGTACGGCCTCGGTGAGGGCACCATCCACGCGATGGCGCTGGCCACCGACACCACGCGAGGTGCGCCAAAGGTCCACTCGCTCGGCCTGTTTCAGCCGTTGCCCGGCCGATACCTGGACATCATCACCAACCGGGTGCGCGGCGACGCGAGCGCCCAGACATTGGCGACGTGGCTGGCGGCCGTCAACGAGGTCCGGACCAAGGGCACGGTGTCCGACAAGCTGCCCGAAGGGCTGGGCGCCATCGTCAACCCCGGCAATGTGAGGGCTGTCGTCGAGACCGACAAGATCGATCCGATCGCGGAGGCCGCGAAGCTGCCCGCGGGCATGCCGGTCTTGTTCACCTGCTCGGACACCGACAGTCAGGCCAAGTGCGACGCCGAGCAACCGCTGATCGACGCGCTCAAGCACACCGCGCTCACCGTCGTGCAACTGCACGGCGTCAATCACGTGCTGCGCGACGACCCCAGCGACAGCATCGCGAACCTCACCAAACAAGGCCCACTTTCTCCACAGGTGGTCACGGCGCTCAACGTCTTCGTCGGAAAGTAG
- a CDS encoding DUF2786 domain-containing protein: MTDDKMLARIAALLRQAEGTDNQHEADAFMAAAQRLATATSIDLAVARAHSDKRTKAQAPVQRTITIGNAGTRGLRTYVQLFTSIAHANDVKCDVASNSTFVYAYGFAEDIDASHALYASLVLQMVRASESYISSGAHRPTPTITARINFQLAFGARIGKRLVEAREQAQREATAGRDSQPGTAIALRDKDIELKDFYRETSQARGTWRATSATAGYSSAARRAGDRAGKRARLGHSPELAGARSALET, translated from the coding sequence GTGACAGACGACAAGATGCTGGCGCGCATCGCCGCGCTGCTTCGCCAGGCGGAGGGGACCGACAACCAGCACGAGGCCGACGCGTTCATGGCCGCCGCACAGCGATTGGCCACGGCGACGTCCATCGACCTCGCGGTTGCCCGCGCGCATTCCGACAAGCGCACCAAGGCGCAGGCGCCGGTGCAGCGCACGATCACCATCGGTAATGCGGGCACCCGCGGACTGCGCACCTATGTGCAGTTGTTCACGTCGATCGCCCACGCCAACGACGTGAAATGCGACGTCGCATCGAACTCGACGTTCGTATACGCGTACGGATTCGCCGAGGACATCGACGCCAGCCATGCGCTCTACGCCAGCCTGGTGCTGCAGATGGTCAGAGCGTCGGAGTCGTACATCTCCTCGGGCGCGCACCGGCCAACGCCCACCATCACCGCGCGAATCAACTTCCAACTGGCGTTCGGCGCCCGCATCGGAAAACGGCTGGTGGAGGCGCGCGAGCAGGCGCAGCGCGAGGCCACGGCGGGCCGTGACAGCCAGCCAGGTACGGCTATCGCGTTGCGGGACAAGGATATCGAACTAAAAGACTTCTACCGCGAGACGTCCCAGGCGCGGGGCACCTGGCGAGCCACCAGCGCGACGGCGGGCTACTCGTCGGCTGCCCGGCGCGCCGGTGATCGGGCCGGAAAACGGGCCCGGCTGGGCCACAGCCCCGAGCTGGCGGGCGCCCGCTCGGCATTGGAGACGTGA
- a CDS encoding TIGR04338 family metallohydrolase, with the protein MTPRDTQRAKVYAAEEFVRTLFDRATERGNRVVDFFGTQLTLPPEGRFGSVAAVQRYVDEVLAHVGADRPLMVRARRGVTAAHYERLDDDATIAVPDGRSTWALRELVVLHEIAHHLSDAEPPHGPDFVATFCGLAEAVMGAEVAYVLRVVYAKEGVR; encoded by the coding sequence GTGACGCCACGCGACACGCAGCGCGCAAAGGTTTATGCCGCTGAGGAATTCGTGCGGACACTGTTCGACCGCGCTACCGAGCGGGGCAATCGTGTCGTCGACTTTTTCGGCACGCAGCTCACACTGCCGCCGGAGGGGCGCTTCGGATCGGTCGCCGCCGTGCAGCGGTACGTCGACGAGGTGTTGGCACATGTGGGTGCTGACCGCCCGTTGATGGTCAGGGCTCGGCGCGGTGTGACCGCCGCCCACTACGAGCGACTCGACGACGACGCCACCATCGCCGTGCCCGACGGGCGTTCGACGTGGGCGCTGCGCGAGCTGGTGGTGTTGCACGAGATCGCTCACCACCTCAGCGACGCCGAGCCGCCGCATGGACCGGACTTCGTCGCAACGTTCTGCGGGCTCGCCGAGGCGGTGATGGGCGCGGAGGTCGCCTATGTGTTGCGCGTCGTATACGCCAAAGAGGGTGTCCGGTAG
- a CDS encoding O-methyltransferase: MTEPDPKALDELFNRVLDTEDDALKAAREAGSAAGMPAIEVSAQHGKLLFLLATAMRATRVLEIGTLAGYSTIQLARAVGPGGRVITLEFEPKHAEVARTNLARAGVDRRVEVIVGAALDTLPTLQGRGETFDLIFIDADKENNVAYVEWAIKLGAPGSIILVDNIARFGRVLEPAPDDLQARAVRDMLEMMGAHPRLDAAAIQTVGTKGWDGFAVAIVKEPE; this comes from the coding sequence GTGACTGAGCCGGACCCCAAGGCGCTCGATGAGCTGTTCAACCGCGTGCTCGACACCGAGGACGACGCGCTGAAGGCAGCGCGAGAAGCCGGCAGCGCGGCCGGTATGCCGGCGATCGAAGTGTCCGCCCAACACGGCAAGTTGTTGTTCCTTCTCGCGACCGCGATGCGCGCCACGCGTGTGCTCGAGATCGGCACGCTCGCGGGCTACAGCACCATCCAGTTGGCCCGGGCCGTCGGGCCCGGCGGCCGCGTCATCACGCTGGAATTCGAACCCAAGCACGCAGAGGTGGCGCGGACGAACCTGGCACGGGCCGGTGTCGACCGCCGCGTCGAGGTCATCGTCGGTGCTGCGCTGGACACCTTGCCGACGCTGCAGGGCCGCGGCGAAACCTTCGACCTGATCTTCATCGACGCCGATAAGGAGAACAACGTCGCATACGTCGAGTGGGCGATCAAACTCGGGGCGCCGGGGTCAATCATCCTGGTGGACAACATCGCTCGCTTCGGCCGCGTCCTCGAGCCCGCCCCTGACGATCTGCAGGCGCGGGCCGTACGCGACATGCTGGAGATGATGGGCGCGCATCCGCGGCTGGACGCCGCTGCGATTCAGACCGTCGGCACCAAGGGCTGGGACGGCTTCGCGGTGGCAATCGTCAAGGAGCCCGAGTAA
- a CDS encoding ABC transporter substrate-binding protein, with translation MHPQWSRRSFLGMTAAAGLAITATHAAGRATAAPNTGPVTINHAFGQTVVPSPPKRVVSAGFTEQDDLLSVGVVPIATTEWFGNEPFAVWPWAQGKLGGAQPTVLSIYDGIQVDQIAALKPDLIVATNAGVNEDTYQQLSAIAPTIPQSGAEPFFEPWKLQANAIGEAVFQADRMRSVIAGVDGRFAAVAKKYPQFAGKKVFLLSGNTFWQDSVIAAIPSWKTEFLTQMGFVIPAGIAAYSRGDDRAYLDPNDPAPLDEADVLIWKTESQADIDALLAIPGIANLPATRENRNVFTTNEQAGAIAFCSPLSLPFVADQLPPLLAKALH, from the coding sequence ATGCACCCACAATGGAGTAGGCGAAGTTTCCTCGGGATGACCGCAGCGGCGGGCTTGGCGATCACAGCGACTCATGCGGCGGGCCGCGCGACGGCCGCACCCAATACAGGTCCTGTGACCATCAACCACGCCTTCGGGCAGACCGTGGTTCCTTCGCCGCCCAAACGTGTCGTCAGCGCCGGCTTCACCGAACAGGACGACCTGCTGTCCGTCGGTGTGGTGCCGATCGCCACGACCGAATGGTTCGGCAACGAGCCGTTCGCCGTATGGCCGTGGGCGCAAGGCAAACTCGGCGGGGCGCAGCCAACGGTGCTCAGCATTTATGACGGCATCCAGGTCGACCAGATTGCGGCGCTGAAGCCTGACCTGATCGTCGCGACCAACGCCGGCGTGAACGAGGATACGTACCAACAACTCTCGGCCATCGCGCCGACCATTCCCCAGTCCGGCGCCGAACCGTTCTTCGAACCATGGAAATTGCAGGCGAACGCGATCGGCGAAGCGGTGTTCCAGGCGGACAGGATGCGGTCCGTGATCGCCGGCGTCGACGGGCGGTTCGCGGCGGTCGCCAAGAAATACCCGCAATTCGCAGGCAAAAAGGTCTTCCTGCTCTCAGGAAATACGTTCTGGCAGGACAGCGTCATCGCGGCCATCCCGAGTTGGAAGACAGAGTTCCTCACTCAGATGGGCTTCGTGATCCCCGCGGGCATCGCCGCCTACAGCAGGGGCGACGACCGGGCGTATCTGGATCCCAACGACCCCGCGCCGCTGGACGAGGCCGACGTGTTGATCTGGAAGACGGAGAGCCAGGCCGATATCGATGCGCTGCTCGCCATTCCAGGTATCGCGAATCTGCCGGCCACGCGTGAGAACCGCAATGTCTTTACCACCAACGAGCAGGCCGGTGCGATCGCGTTCTGTTCGCCCCTGTCGCTGCCCTTCGTGGCAGACCAGCTACCGCCGCTGTTAGCGAAAGCGCTGCACTAG
- the ilvD gene encoding dihydroxy-acid dehydratase, whose protein sequence is MPSSPDMKPRSRDVTDGLEKAAARGMLRAVGMGDEDFAKPQIGVGSSWNEITPCNLSLDRLAKAVKDGVFTAGGYPMEFGTISVSDGISMGHEGMHFSLVSREVIADSVETVMQAERLDGSVLLAGCDKSLPGMLMAAARLDLASVFLYAGSILPGIAKLSDGTEKEVTIIDAFEAVGACSRGLMSREDVDAIERAICPGEGACGGMYTANTMASAAEALGMSLPGSAAPPATDRRRDGFARKSGQAVVELLRRGITARDILTKEAFENAIAVVMAFGGSTNAVLHLLAIAHEANVKLTLEDFTRLGAKVPHLADVKPFGSHVMTDVDRIGGVPVVMKALLDAGLLHGDCLTVTGQTMAENLAHISPPDPDGKVLRALSNPIHPTGGITILGGSLAPEGAVVKSAGFDSDVFEGTARVFERERAALDALEDGTITAGDVVVIRYEGPKGGPGMREMLAITGAIKGAGLGKDVLLMTDGRFSGGTTGLCVGHIAPEAVDGGPIAFLQDGDRIRLDVAKGTLDVLVDPDEFETRKAGFEPLPPRYTTGVLAKYTKLVGSAAGGAVCG, encoded by the coding sequence ATGCCCTCAAGCCCTGACATGAAGCCCCGAAGCCGCGACGTCACCGACGGCCTGGAAAAGGCCGCAGCCCGCGGAATGTTGCGGGCCGTAGGGATGGGTGACGAGGACTTCGCCAAGCCGCAGATCGGCGTCGGCTCATCGTGGAACGAGATCACGCCGTGCAACCTATCGCTGGACCGGCTGGCCAAGGCCGTCAAGGACGGCGTGTTCACCGCCGGCGGCTATCCGATGGAGTTCGGCACGATCTCGGTGTCCGACGGCATCTCGATGGGTCACGAAGGCATGCACTTCTCGCTCGTCTCCCGCGAGGTGATCGCCGACAGCGTCGAGACGGTCATGCAGGCCGAGCGCCTCGACGGTTCGGTGTTGCTGGCCGGATGCGACAAGTCGCTGCCAGGCATGCTGATGGCTGCCGCCCGGTTGGACCTGGCTTCGGTGTTCTTGTATGCGGGCTCGATCCTTCCCGGCATCGCCAAGCTGTCGGACGGCACCGAGAAGGAAGTGACGATCATCGACGCGTTCGAGGCCGTCGGCGCATGCTCTCGCGGGCTGATGTCGCGCGAGGACGTCGACGCGATCGAGCGGGCAATCTGCCCCGGCGAGGGCGCGTGCGGCGGCATGTACACCGCCAACACCATGGCGTCGGCCGCCGAAGCGCTCGGCATGTCGCTGCCCGGCTCGGCTGCACCACCCGCCACCGACCGGCGACGTGACGGGTTCGCCCGTAAGTCGGGCCAGGCCGTCGTGGAGCTGCTGCGCCGCGGCATCACCGCCCGTGACATCCTGACCAAGGAGGCGTTCGAGAACGCGATCGCCGTGGTGATGGCGTTCGGCGGGTCGACCAACGCGGTGCTGCACCTGCTGGCCATCGCGCACGAGGCGAACGTGAAGCTGACGCTGGAGGACTTCACCCGCCTCGGCGCGAAAGTTCCCCATCTCGCCGACGTGAAACCCTTTGGTAGCCATGTCATGACGGACGTCGACCGCATCGGCGGCGTGCCCGTGGTGATGAAGGCCCTGCTGGATGCCGGTCTGCTGCACGGTGATTGCCTAACGGTGACGGGCCAGACGATGGCCGAAAACCTCGCGCATATCAGCCCGCCTGATCCCGACGGCAAGGTGTTGCGGGCGCTGTCCAACCCGATCCATCCGACGGGCGGCATCACGATCCTCGGCGGTTCGTTGGCACCCGAGGGGGCGGTGGTGAAGTCGGCAGGCTTCGACTCCGATGTGTTCGAGGGCACCGCAAGGGTTTTCGAGCGGGAGCGGGCAGCGCTGGATGCTCTGGAGGACGGCACCATCACCGCCGGCGATGTCGTGGTGATTCGCTACGAGGGCCCCAAGGGAGGACCAGGGATGCGCGAGATGCTCGCCATTACTGGCGCTATCAAGGGCGCCGGACTCGGCAAGGACGTACTGCTGATGACCGACGGCCGCTTCTCCGGCGGCACCACGGGCCTGTGCGTGGGGCACATCGCGCCGGAGGCCGTCGACGGCGGGCCAATCGCGTTCCTGCAAGACGGCGACCGCATTCGGCTCGACGTGGCCAAGGGCACGCTGGACGTGCTCGTGGACCCAGACGAATTCGAAACGCGCAAGGCAGGTTTCGAGCCCCTGCCCCCGCGTTACACCACCGGTGTGCTGGCCAAGTACACCAAGTTGGTCGGCTCCGCGGCCGGCGGCGCCGTCTGCGGCTAG
- a CDS encoding DUF305 domain-containing protein, which produces MTRLLAALVAVATALFLSSCSSPKSDGHTDHPKSDEPVITGQPAGYNADDVAFATNMIPHHQQAVDLSALVPDRTTNAALQQLATQISAAQQPEIQVMKVFLVQWNENPENNAGHAGHGNTMLGMVDEATMTKLKSLNGAEFDKLWLQSMIGHHQGAIEMAKAEIANGDNVDAKSVAKNIVTAQEAEIGQMKQMLGG; this is translated from the coding sequence ATGACTCGTCTGCTCGCGGCGCTTGTGGCGGTAGCTACAGCGCTGTTCCTGTCCTCGTGCAGCAGCCCCAAGAGCGACGGGCACACCGATCATCCGAAGTCCGACGAGCCCGTGATAACGGGGCAGCCCGCTGGTTACAACGCCGACGATGTCGCATTCGCCACCAACATGATTCCGCACCATCAACAGGCCGTCGACCTCTCGGCGCTGGTGCCCGACCGCACCACCAACGCAGCACTCCAGCAGCTGGCGACGCAGATCTCGGCGGCACAGCAACCCGAGATTCAAGTGATGAAGGTGTTCCTGGTGCAGTGGAACGAGAACCCGGAAAACAACGCGGGGCATGCGGGCCACGGCAACACGATGCTGGGCATGGTCGACGAGGCGACGATGACGAAGTTGAAATCGCTGAACGGCGCGGAGTTCGACAAGCTGTGGCTGCAGTCGATGATCGGTCACCACCAGGGTGCGATCGAAATGGCCAAGGCCGAGATCGCCAACGGCGACAATGTGGATGCCAAATCAGTGGCGAAGAACATCGTCACCGCGCAGGAAGCCGAGATCGGCCAGATGAAACAGATGCTGGGAGGCTGA
- a CDS encoding metal-sensitive transcriptional regulator — MTAAHGYSQQKENYAKRLRRIEGQVRGIAKMIDEDKYCIDVLTQISAVNSALQSVALGLLDEHLGHCVTQAVAEGGDEADAKLAEASAAIARLVRS, encoded by the coding sequence ATGACTGCCGCACACGGTTATTCGCAGCAAAAGGAGAACTACGCCAAACGGCTCCGCCGAATCGAGGGTCAGGTCCGCGGCATCGCGAAGATGATCGACGAGGACAAGTACTGCATCGACGTGCTCACCCAGATCAGCGCGGTCAACAGCGCGCTGCAGTCGGTGGCGCTCGGGCTACTCGACGAGCACCTCGGCCATTGCGTCACCCAGGCTGTTGCCGAGGGTGGGGACGAGGCTGACGCCAAGCTGGCCGAGGCGTCGGCGGCCATCGCCCGCTTAGTTCGCTCCTAG
- a CDS encoding P-II family nitrogen regulator — MKLITAIVQPFTVTDVRAAIDAAGVHGMTFSEAQGYGRQKGHTEVYRGAEYRVDFIPKARLDVVVEEDHVETVLEAIIGAARTGKIGDGKVWVTTVDAVVRVRTGERDVEAL; from the coding sequence GTGAAGCTGATCACCGCGATCGTTCAGCCGTTCACCGTCACTGACGTTCGCGCGGCCATCGATGCGGCCGGTGTACACGGCATGACGTTCAGCGAAGCGCAGGGCTATGGCCGCCAGAAAGGCCACACGGAGGTGTACCGCGGCGCGGAGTATCGGGTCGACTTCATCCCCAAGGCGCGCCTTGACGTTGTGGTCGAGGAAGATCACGTCGAAACCGTGCTCGAGGCCATCATCGGCGCGGCACGGACCGGCAAGATCGGCGATGGCAAGGTCTGGGTGACCACGGTCGACGCCGTGGTCCGGGTACGCACTGGCGAACGGGATGTGGAGGCGTTGTAG